DNA from Rhizobacter sp. J219:
AGCCCGATCACATAGGCGATGTTGATTCTCCTGAAGTCACCGTCCAGCGACAACGCGGCGAAAACGGATTGTTGCAAGGCCATCGGCAGCGTAGCCACCGCGGCCAGCGCCAGCACGACCAGCAGCTGGTCGTACGCATCGTCGTGTCGCAGTGCGACGAAGATGTATGCCGCCAGGAACACGATGGGGAACGAGCCGGCCCAGAGCAGAACGGAGGTGCGTGTCATTCGGCGGATGGCCTTCAGGCGCGCCGATTCGTCAGCGGCCTTCACCAGCAGAACGAAGCTTTTCTGGTAGCTGATGTTGAGCATCACGGTGGTCAGGTTCAACAGCGATCTGGCCAAACGGAACAGTGCCACGGCATCGGCGCCTGCAAGACGGCCCAGCAACAGGGTTTCGATGGGCAGCAGATTGTTCTTGACGAAATTGGTCAGCTGTCCTGCTAGCAGGAACTTGCCGAGGCTGCGCAGGTCGAGTGCCGGCGGGGCCCGGTCGAGGGGATCATGCTGGACCCGAGCCGCGCTTAACGCGAACCAGGCCAGCGCGAGTGCCCGCACTGAGGCGGCGGCCAGGCCCGTCGTGAGTACGGCCATGGGCATGTCGGCCGGAAGTACCCACAACAGCCCCACGGCGACTGCCCAGCAGGCTCCGGTGATCAGATCGACATGCGCGATGCGACGGTCGAGATGCAAGGTGCGCAGATAGGCGGTCGCAGAACCTTGCAACACCGTGAGGTTCGCTAGCAGCGACACCAGCCCGATCGCGAGCGCATCAGACGAGGCTTCCGCAATGCCAAACCAGGGGGCTGCTTGCAGCAGAAGGACTGCGCAGACCGTGCCTGCGCCCGTCAGCGCGATTTCGAGCTTCACTGCCGTGAAATAGGCTTGCCGCAGCGTGGTCTCATGGTGCTTCTGGAGGTGGAAGACCAGATCATGCGTGCGCCACGCGAAGAACGCGGCACTCACCATCAGCAGCGCCTGCCACTGCATCATGGTGCCGTAGACGGTGGTTTCCATGCGAAAGGCTGCGAGCAGCCAAAACAGGCTGCTCGTGCCGAACGACAACATTAGCGCAACGATCTCGAGCCGCATCAGAGTCGCTCTGCAGCCTCCAGCAGCAGATCGGTCACATGCTGTTCGACGGTCGTCAAGGATTCCGCGGTGAAGCCGGAGATGTGAGGGGTGACCACAAGTCGCGGGCCGCAACGCTCGATCAGTGCGCGCACCGCAGGCGTGAGCGGCGCAGGCTCGTCGACCAGCACATCGATTGCAGCGCCACCGAGACGTCCGTCGGCCACACGCTCCAGCAGCGCCGTCTGGTCGACGATCTCGCCGCGCGAGGTGTTGACGATGACGGCGGACGTACGCAATTGGTCGAGCACCGCAGCGTCGACCAGCCCGTGCGTGCCGGGCTCGAGGTTGACGTGGATGGACACCAGGTCGGCCTGTGCAAGCGCGGACGACAGCTCGCAGCGCAGGGCAGGGGGCACCCGGTTTTCTACCACGTCGCAGGCCAGCATGCGGCAGCCGAAGGCCGAGTACAGCGCATGGACCTGGCGGCCGATGCGGCCATAGCCGAGCAGCAGCACGGTCTTGCCATACAGTTCGCTGCCCTGGAAGGGATAGCGGTTCCAGGCGCCGGCGAGCACGTCGCGGTGCGCGGCGGGCAGTCGGCGAATCAGCGCGAGCGCCAACGCCAGCGTGTGTTCGGCCGTGGCGTGGATGTGATCAAGGAAGGCGGTGCGGCCCTTGAGGCTGATGACCTCGACGCCAGCCTCGGCCAGTAGCGCCGTGTCGAGGTGGTTGAGCCCCGTGGTCGGGCTGACGACGACACGCAACGCCGGGTGGCAGCGCAGGAATTCGGCGCCGATGCGCTCGCGCAGACGCACGAACACGACCTGGATGGACTCCGCCGGGTAGGCTGCGTCGGACCGGTGCACGGGCCCGATGCGCTGCAGCCGCTCAATGGCGCTTGCGGGGAATCCGTCAGGTTCGTTGAGCAGGATCGGGATCATGGGCGCGACAGCATCGCCTCAAGCACGACGAGATCGAACTCGGTGTCCACGTTGAGCGAGACCGACGGATCCATGACGTATGGCGTCATCAGCGGTGAGATGATTTGGCCCGACTCGACCTCGCGCTGGCCGAAGACATAGAGCGCGCCGTTGCGGTGGTAGACGGCCGGCAGGTCCTGCCGCCGCACGCTGTCGGCTCGGGCATCAGCGGCTTCAGTCGCTGGCCATCGATCGAGTACATGCGGGCCGGGTGGTTGTCTTCGCAGCGGTAGACGCTGCACACGGGATTGCGGTCGTGCAGATAGAGGTCGACGGCACGGTCGATGTCTTCCCCGGTGCGCAGTGGCGAGGTGGGCTGCAGCAGCGCCACGCCATCGAACTCTGGGAGGCCGCGCTCGCGCAGCGTGCCGAGCGCATGGCGCACTGCGTCGATCACCGGGCTCTGGTCGGCTGCGATCTCGGCCGGGCGATCGACCACCATGACCCCGGCATCGCGGGCGATCGCGGCGATCTCGGGGTCGTCGGTCGTGACGGCGATCCGCGTGATCCGGCCGGCCGTCTGAGCTGAGTCGATGGAGTAGCGGATGAGCGGCTTGCCCGCCACCAGTCGGCGGTTCTTGTGGGGCACGCCTTTGGAGCCGCCGCGGGCGGGGATCAGCGCGAGGATTTCAGGCCTCATGGAAACGCTTCGTGGTGGTTTTCGTCAGGCCCTGAACCATGCGCGCAATGCGCTCGCCGGCATAACCATCACCGTAGATGGTGGAGCTCGGGTAGCGGCCGTGCTTGAGCTGGGTCTCGATGGCGGCACGGATGGCGAGCGCGTCCCAGTCGCAGTCGATCACGTTGCTGCCGCGCTCTCGGCCGTGCTGGCGGTCACCGAGGTTGATGACGGGCGTGCCCATGTACGAACACTCTCGGATGCCGACGCTCGAGTTGCCGATCAGGCAGCGACTCTGCTCCAGCAGGCGCAGGAAGAGGTGGCCTTCGAGGTTCTTGATGTAGTGCGCCTTCTGGAAGCGGCCCGATTCGCGGAAGACGCGAATGGCCTTGGAGGTGGCGTCGGAGCCGGCGTCCACGTTGGGCCAGAAGATGATCGTGGGCACGCCGACCTCGGCCACGGCGTCCAGCGTGGCCGACATGCGCTCGTAGCTGTGGTCGTAGCTGTCGGTCTCGGGGTGCTGCAGCACGACGAGGAAATCGCTGCGGAGGTCGACATGCGTGCCGACACCAAGTGCGTCGATCGCGGCCTGCACTTCTTCGATCGGCATGGCCATCGCCTCGCGGGCGATGTCGATGGAGGGGCAGCCCGTCACATGGACCGACGACGGGTGCTCGCCCATCTGGCGAACGCGGGCCTGGGCCTGCGTGTTGGCAACGAAGTGCACGTCGGCGAGCTTGGTGACGGCGTGGCGTACCTTC
Protein-coding regions in this window:
- a CDS encoding D-isomer specific 2-hydroxyacid dehydrogenase family protein, whose product is MIPILLNEPDGFPASAIERLQRIGPVHRSDAAYPAESIQVVFVRLRERIGAEFLRCHPALRVVVSPTTGLNHLDTALLAEAGVEVISLKGRTAFLDHIHATAEHTLALALALIRRLPAAHRDVLAGAWNRYPFQGSELYGKTVLLLGYGRIGRQVHALYSAFGCRMLACDVVENRVPPALRCELSSALAQADLVSIHVNLEPGTHGLVDAAVLDQLRTSAVIVNTSRGEIVDQTALLERVADGRLGGAAIDVLVDEPAPLTPAVRALIERCGPRLVVTPHISGFTAESLTTVEQHVTDLLLEAAERL
- the neuC gene encoding UDP-N-acetylglucosamine 2-epimerase, encoding MRGHHGPTQLLAHPHSPRRACRSARRPASGALLRLRPAGPLRPRRRPDPPGRLRRDRRLYTFVEGNEPINMALTTANTIQHTASVLRRIAPDWMMTIADRYETLGTAVAAAYAGVPLIHVQGGEITGNIDEKVRHAVTKLADVHFVANTQAQARVRQMGEHPSSVHVTGCPSIDIAREAMAMPIEEVQAAIDALGVGTHVDLRSDFLVVLQHPETDSYDHSYERMSATLDAVAEVGVPTIIFWPNVDAGSDATSKAIRVFRESGRFQKAHYIKNLEGHLFLRLLEQSRCLIGNSSVGIRECSYMGTPVINLGDRQHGRERGSNVIDCDWDALAIRAAIETQLKHGRYPSSTIYGDGYAGERIARMVQGLTKTTTKRFHEA
- a CDS encoding cytidylyltransferase domain-containing protein, producing MRPEILALIPARGGSKGVPHKNRRLVAGKPLIRYSIDSAQTAGRITRIAVTTDDPEIAAIARDAGVMVVDRPAEIAADQSPVIDAVRHALGTLRERGLPEFDGVALLQPTSPLRTGEDIDRAVDLYLHDRNPVCSVYRCEDNHPARMYSIDGQRLKPLMPEPTACGGRTCRPSTTATARSMSSASARSSRAKSSHR